The following are from one region of the Peromyscus leucopus breed LL Stock chromosome 18, UCI_PerLeu_2.1, whole genome shotgun sequence genome:
- the Prdm4 gene encoding PR domain zinc finger protein 4 isoform X1 — translation MNDMNLSPVGMEQLSSSSVSNALPVSGSHLGLAASPSHSAIPAPGLPVAIPNLGPSLSSLPSALSLMLPMGIGDRGVMCGLPERNYTLPPPPYPHLESSYFRTILPGILSYLADRPPPQYIHPNSINVDGNTALSITNSPSALDPYQANGSVGLELGVVSIDSRSVNTHGAQSLHPNDGHEVALDTTITMENVSRVTSPISTDGMAEELTMDGVAGEHSQIPNGSRSHEPLSVDSVSNNLTADTVGHGGVIPIHGNGLELPVVMETDHIANRVNGMSDSALSDSIHTVAMSTNSVSVALSTSHNLASLESVSLHEVGLSLEPVAVSSITQEVAMGTGHVDVSSDSLAFVPPSLQMEDSNSNKENMATLFTIWCTLCDRAYPSDCPDHGPVTFVPDTPIESRARLSLPKQLVLRPSIVGTEVGVWTAETIPVRTCFGPLIGQQSHSMEVAEWTDKAVNHVWKIYHNGVLEFCIITTDENECNWMMFVRKARNREEQNLVAYPHDGKIYFCTSQDIPPENELLFYYSRDYAQQIGVPEHPDVHLCNCGKECSSYSEFKAHLTSHIHSHLPGQGHSGSHGPSHSKERKWKCSMCPQAFISPSKLHVHFMGHMGMKPHKCDFCSKAFSDPSNLRTHLKIHTGQKNYRCTLCDKSFTQKAHLESHMVIHTGEKNLKCDYCDKLFMRRQDLKQHVLIHTQERQIKCPKCDKLFLRTNHLKKHLNSHEGKRDYVCEKCTKAYLTKYHLTHHLKTCKGPTSSSSAQEEDEEDDSEDDDLPDSLRTDDCRMSSAVYSADESLSTHK, via the exons ATGAATGACATGAATTTGAGCCCAGTGGGGATGGAGCAGCTGTCTTCATCCTCTGTGAGCAATGCCCTGCCAGTCTCAGGAAGTCACCTGGGTTTGGCCGCCTCTCCCTCTCACAGCGCCATCCCCGCCCCAG gtctcCCAGTGGCAATTCCAAACCTGGGCCCCTCCCTgagctctctgccttctgccttgtCTCTGATGCTCCCCATGGGAATTGGAGATCGAGGGGTGATGTGTGGGTTACCTGAAAGAAACTACACCCTACCTCCGCCACCTTACCCTCACCTAGAGAGCAGTTACTTCAGAACCATTCTACCTG GCATTTTATCTTATTTAGCTGACAGGCCACCTCCTCAGTACATCCACCCCAACTCTATAAATGTTGATGGTAATACAGCGTTGTCTATCACCAACAGCCCTTCAGCACTAGATCCCTATCAGGCCAATGGAAGTGTTGGGTTAGAATTAGGTGTTGTTTCAATAGACTCTCGCTCTGTGAACACACATGGTGCCCAAAGTCTTCATCCTAATGATGGCCACGAAGTGGCATTGGACACAACAATCACTATGGAGAATGTTTCTAGGGTTACCAGCCCAATCTCTACAGATGGAATGGCAGAGGAGCTTACAATGGATGGTGTTGCAGGAGAACATTCCCAAATCCCAAATGGCTCCAGAAGTCATGAACCTCTCTCTGTGGATTCTGTGAGCAACAACCTTACAGCAGACACTGTAGGACATGGTGGTGTGATACCCATTCATGGGAATGGTCTGGAGCTTCCTGTGGTCATGGAGACAGACCACATCGCAAATCGGGTCAATGGGATGTCTGACAGTGCCCTCAGTGACTCCATCCACACCGTGGCCATGAGCACCAACTCTGTAAGCGTGGCACTCTCTACCTCACACAACCTCGCTTCCCTAGAATCTGTTTCCCTCCATGAAGTTGGCCTCAGCCTAGAGCCTGTGGCTGTCTCTTCCATCACGCAGGAGGTTGCTATGGGGACAGGTCATGTAGATGTGTCCTCAGACAGCTTGGCTTTTGTACCACCGTCACTGCAGATGGAAGACTCCAATTCAAACAAGGAAAACATGGCAACCTTGTTTACAATCT GGTGCACTCTCTGTGACCGAGCCTACCCCTCAGACTGCCCTGATCATGGACCAGTGACTTTTGTTCCTGACACACCAATAGAGAGCAGAGCAAGGCTGTCCCTCCCAAAGCAACTTGTTCTCCGCCCATCCATTGTGGGGACAGAAGTTG GTGTGTGGACTGCAGAGACCATTCCTGTGCGCACTTGCTTCGGGCCTCTGATTGGTCAGCAGAGCCACTCCATGGAAGTAGCAGAGTGGACAGACAAGGCAGTTAACCACGTCTGGAAG ATATACCACAATGGTGTCCTAGAATTCTGCATCATTACAACGGATGAAAATGAATGTAATTGGATGATGTTTGTACGCAAAGCCAG GAACCGTGAAGAACAGAATTTGGTGGCTTATCCCCATGATGGAAAAATCTATTTCTGTACCTCACAAGACATCCCTCCTGAGAATGAACTGCTCTTCTATTATAGCCGAGACTATGCTCAACAGATTG gtGTTCCTGAACACCCAGATGTGCACCTCTGTAACTGTGGCAAGGAGTGCAGTTCCTATTCAGAGTTCAAAGCTCATCTGACCAGCCATATCCatagccatctccctggccagGGCCACAGCGGCAGCCATGGGCCGAGCCACAGCAAGGAAAGGAAGTGGAAGTGCTCCATGTGCCCCCAGGCTTTTATCTCTCCTTCCAAACTCCACGTCCACTTTATGGGTCATATGGGCATGAAGCCCCACAAGTGTGATTTTTGTAGCAAGGCTTTTAGTGATCCAAGCAACCTGCGGACACACCTCAAAATACATACAG GTCAGAAGAATTACAGGTGTACTTTGTGTGACAAGTCTTTCACCCAGAAGGCTCACTTGGAGTCACACATGGTCATCCACACGGGTGAGAAGAATCTCAAGTGTGATTACTGTGACAAGCTGTTCATGAGGAGGCAGGACCTCAAGCAGCATGTGCTCATCCACACACA AGAACGCCAGATCAAGTGTCCGAAGTGTGATAAACTGTTCTTGAGAACAAACCACTTGAAGAAGCATCTTAATTCTCATGAAGGAAAGCGAGATTATGTCTGTGAGAAATGTACAAAGGCTTATCTGACCAAGTACCATCTCACTCACCACCTGAAGACCTGCAAAGGGCCCACCTCCAGTTCCTCAGcacaggaggaggatgaggaggacgACTCTGAAGACGATGACCTCCCAGACTCCTTGAGGACAGATGACTGTAGGATGAGCAGTGCTGTTTACTCAGCAGACGAGTCTCTCTCTACACATAAATAG
- the Prdm4 gene encoding PR domain zinc finger protein 4 isoform X2, producing the protein MNDMNLSPVGMEQLSSSSVSNALPVSGSHLGLAASPSHSAIPAPGLPVAIPNLGPSLSSLPSALSLMLPMGIGDRGVMCGLPERNYTLPPPPYPHLESSYFRTILPGILSYLADRPPPQYIHPNSINVDGNTALSITNSPSALDPYQANGSVGLELGVVSIDSRSVNTHGAQSLHPNDGHEVALDTTITMENVSRVTSPISTDGMAEELTMDGVAGEHSQIPNGSRSHEPLSVDSVSNNLTADTVGHGGVIPIHGNGLELPVVMETDHIANRVNGMSDSALSDSIHTVAMSTNSVSVALSTSHNLASLESVSLHEVGLSLEPVAVSSITQEVAMGTGHVDVSSDSLAFVPPSLQMEDSNSNKENMATLFTIWCTLCDRAYPSDCPDHGPVTFVPDTPIESRARLSLPKQLVLRPSIVGTEVGVWTAETIPVRTCFGPLIGQQSHSMEVAEWTDKAVNHVWKIYHNGVLEFCIITTDENECNWMMFVRKARNREEQNLVAYPHDGKIYFCTSQDIPPENELLFYYSRDYAQQIGVPEHPDVHLCNCGKECSSYSEFKAHLTSHIHSHLPGQGHSGSHGPSHSKERKWKCSMCPQAFISPSKLHVHFMGHMGMKPHKCDFCSKAFSDPSNLRTHLKIHTENARSSVRSVINCS; encoded by the exons ATGAATGACATGAATTTGAGCCCAGTGGGGATGGAGCAGCTGTCTTCATCCTCTGTGAGCAATGCCCTGCCAGTCTCAGGAAGTCACCTGGGTTTGGCCGCCTCTCCCTCTCACAGCGCCATCCCCGCCCCAG gtctcCCAGTGGCAATTCCAAACCTGGGCCCCTCCCTgagctctctgccttctgccttgtCTCTGATGCTCCCCATGGGAATTGGAGATCGAGGGGTGATGTGTGGGTTACCTGAAAGAAACTACACCCTACCTCCGCCACCTTACCCTCACCTAGAGAGCAGTTACTTCAGAACCATTCTACCTG GCATTTTATCTTATTTAGCTGACAGGCCACCTCCTCAGTACATCCACCCCAACTCTATAAATGTTGATGGTAATACAGCGTTGTCTATCACCAACAGCCCTTCAGCACTAGATCCCTATCAGGCCAATGGAAGTGTTGGGTTAGAATTAGGTGTTGTTTCAATAGACTCTCGCTCTGTGAACACACATGGTGCCCAAAGTCTTCATCCTAATGATGGCCACGAAGTGGCATTGGACACAACAATCACTATGGAGAATGTTTCTAGGGTTACCAGCCCAATCTCTACAGATGGAATGGCAGAGGAGCTTACAATGGATGGTGTTGCAGGAGAACATTCCCAAATCCCAAATGGCTCCAGAAGTCATGAACCTCTCTCTGTGGATTCTGTGAGCAACAACCTTACAGCAGACACTGTAGGACATGGTGGTGTGATACCCATTCATGGGAATGGTCTGGAGCTTCCTGTGGTCATGGAGACAGACCACATCGCAAATCGGGTCAATGGGATGTCTGACAGTGCCCTCAGTGACTCCATCCACACCGTGGCCATGAGCACCAACTCTGTAAGCGTGGCACTCTCTACCTCACACAACCTCGCTTCCCTAGAATCTGTTTCCCTCCATGAAGTTGGCCTCAGCCTAGAGCCTGTGGCTGTCTCTTCCATCACGCAGGAGGTTGCTATGGGGACAGGTCATGTAGATGTGTCCTCAGACAGCTTGGCTTTTGTACCACCGTCACTGCAGATGGAAGACTCCAATTCAAACAAGGAAAACATGGCAACCTTGTTTACAATCT GGTGCACTCTCTGTGACCGAGCCTACCCCTCAGACTGCCCTGATCATGGACCAGTGACTTTTGTTCCTGACACACCAATAGAGAGCAGAGCAAGGCTGTCCCTCCCAAAGCAACTTGTTCTCCGCCCATCCATTGTGGGGACAGAAGTTG GTGTGTGGACTGCAGAGACCATTCCTGTGCGCACTTGCTTCGGGCCTCTGATTGGTCAGCAGAGCCACTCCATGGAAGTAGCAGAGTGGACAGACAAGGCAGTTAACCACGTCTGGAAG ATATACCACAATGGTGTCCTAGAATTCTGCATCATTACAACGGATGAAAATGAATGTAATTGGATGATGTTTGTACGCAAAGCCAG GAACCGTGAAGAACAGAATTTGGTGGCTTATCCCCATGATGGAAAAATCTATTTCTGTACCTCACAAGACATCCCTCCTGAGAATGAACTGCTCTTCTATTATAGCCGAGACTATGCTCAACAGATTG gtGTTCCTGAACACCCAGATGTGCACCTCTGTAACTGTGGCAAGGAGTGCAGTTCCTATTCAGAGTTCAAAGCTCATCTGACCAGCCATATCCatagccatctccctggccagGGCCACAGCGGCAGCCATGGGCCGAGCCACAGCAAGGAAAGGAAGTGGAAGTGCTCCATGTGCCCCCAGGCTTTTATCTCTCCTTCCAAACTCCACGTCCACTTTATGGGTCATATGGGCATGAAGCCCCACAAGTGTGATTTTTGTAGCAAGGCTTTTAGTGATCCAAGCAACCTGCGGACACACCTCAAAATACATACAG AGAACGCCAGATCAAGTGTCCGAAGTGTGATAAACTGTTCTTGA